One stretch of Pseudomonadota bacterium DNA includes these proteins:
- a CDS encoding copper-translocating P-type ATPase has protein sequence MTDASESGANARVDLPVQGMTCAACARRIEKGLAKTPGVSRAHVNFAMARATVEYDSASTGVARLTDRIEQMGYRTAEPVSVRFRVTGDTTEALHALARVPGVLEAARSETACVDVRYLPGATDRMALRRIIEQTGVTAQTIDAGAEFDSTAVAEARERADLSRRLRVGLALSAPVVIVAMGHGRLDFPGDHLFGLLLSTPVYLWCGAPFHRAAWAALRHRTADMNTLVTLGTSAAFIFSALATLMPTAFSTHGGHAPPVFFEAAAVIITLVLLGRSLEARARGRAGEAIRRLMQLAPPTARVVRGDQEIEVDVSDLVIGDLFVVRPGEKIPTDGEVVEGRSSVNESMLTGESRPVDKAPGASVFSATLNGTGALRVRATRVGADTTLAQIVRLVAQAQGSRAPIARLADEVSAVFTPAVLAVASVVFIAWMVLAPPDARLVLAVTSTVSVLVVACPCALGLATPTAIMVATGHGAEHGMLFKSGEALETAGRLDVVVLDKTGTLTEGRPVLTDVVIPEPLHAHVDQSDRAPAETDPERDARDLLRLAASAESGSEHLLGEAIVSAAESRGIARTAPTRFEAFPGKGIEAEIEGRAVRVGSARWLDACGVDTTPLRQKAEAIAEEGRTPVLVAVDNLLAGLLGVSDPVKAEAAETVRQMRAMGLRTVLLTGDVRRTAEAVGRAVGTDEVQSEMLPGDKLACITALQEAGHRVAMVGDGINDAPALARADVGIAIGTGTDVAIEASGVTLVGSDLRGVVSAIALSRVTLRTIKQNLFWAFAYNVIAIPLAAGVMYPFTHSLMSPMVASAAMAFSSVSVVLNSLRLKKHARLAPPP, from the coding sequence ATGACCGACGCAAGCGAGTCAGGAGCGAACGCGCGGGTCGATCTTCCCGTTCAGGGAATGACCTGCGCCGCCTGCGCGCGCCGCATCGAGAAGGGGCTTGCCAAGACGCCGGGGGTGTCGCGGGCGCACGTGAACTTCGCGATGGCGCGAGCCACTGTGGAGTACGACAGCGCGAGCACCGGGGTCGCGCGCCTGACCGATCGCATCGAGCAGATGGGCTACCGAACGGCGGAGCCCGTGTCTGTTCGATTCAGGGTCACGGGCGACACCACCGAAGCGCTTCACGCGCTCGCGAGGGTGCCCGGCGTGCTCGAGGCCGCCAGGTCGGAGACCGCCTGCGTCGACGTGCGCTACCTTCCCGGTGCCACCGATCGCATGGCCCTGCGACGGATCATCGAGCAGACCGGCGTCACGGCGCAGACCATCGACGCGGGTGCGGAGTTCGATTCCACCGCCGTGGCCGAAGCACGGGAACGCGCCGATCTGAGTCGCCGCCTGCGGGTGGGACTGGCCCTCTCGGCCCCCGTCGTGATCGTCGCCATGGGACACGGTCGTCTCGACTTCCCGGGCGACCACCTCTTCGGGTTGCTGCTCTCAACCCCCGTGTACCTGTGGTGCGGGGCCCCCTTCCACCGCGCCGCCTGGGCGGCGCTGCGACATCGCACGGCCGACATGAACACGCTGGTGACCCTGGGAACCTCGGCGGCATTCATCTTCTCTGCTCTGGCCACCCTGATGCCAACCGCCTTCTCCACCCACGGGGGACACGCCCCTCCGGTGTTCTTCGAAGCCGCGGCCGTCATCATCACCCTCGTGCTGCTCGGCCGAAGCCTCGAGGCTCGCGCCCGAGGGCGGGCGGGCGAAGCCATACGCCGGCTCATGCAGCTGGCGCCTCCCACTGCCCGCGTGGTGCGGGGAGATCAAGAGATCGAGGTCGACGTGAGCGATCTGGTGATCGGAGACCTCTTCGTGGTGCGCCCCGGCGAGAAGATACCGACCGACGGCGAGGTGGTCGAAGGAAGATCGTCAGTGAACGAATCGATGCTCACCGGAGAGAGCCGACCGGTCGACAAGGCGCCCGGGGCGTCGGTCTTCAGCGCCACGCTCAACGGCACCGGAGCGCTTCGCGTTCGCGCCACCCGAGTCGGAGCCGACACCACCCTTGCCCAGATCGTTCGACTGGTGGCCCAGGCCCAGGGGAGCCGCGCTCCCATTGCGCGACTGGCCGACGAGGTGAGCGCGGTGTTCACCCCCGCGGTGCTGGCTGTGGCTTCAGTGGTGTTCATCGCGTGGATGGTGCTCGCCCCGCCGGACGCGCGACTGGTCCTCGCGGTGACGTCGACGGTCTCCGTGCTCGTGGTGGCGTGCCCCTGCGCCCTTGGACTGGCCACACCCACCGCCATCATGGTGGCGACAGGCCACGGAGCCGAGCATGGAATGCTCTTCAAGAGCGGAGAGGCCCTTGAGACCGCAGGACGCCTCGATGTCGTGGTGCTCGACAAGACCGGAACGCTCACCGAGGGACGCCCCGTCCTCACCGATGTGGTGATCCCGGAACCGCTCCACGCGCACGTCGATCAAAGCGACCGAGCGCCTGCAGAGACCGACCCTGAGCGCGATGCGCGTGATCTGCTTCGCCTCGCGGCCTCGGCGGAATCCGGCAGCGAGCACCTGCTGGGCGAGGCCATCGTGAGTGCCGCCGAGTCACGTGGCATCGCCCGCACAGCACCCACACGCTTCGAGGCCTTCCCCGGGAAGGGGATCGAGGCCGAGATCGAAGGAAGGGCGGTGCGCGTCGGAAGCGCGCGCTGGCTCGACGCGTGCGGCGTTGACACCACGCCGCTCCGACAGAAGGCTGAAGCCATCGCCGAAGAGGGACGAACACCGGTGCTGGTGGCAGTCGACAACCTCCTCGCCGGCCTGCTCGGGGTCTCCGATCCCGTGAAGGCCGAGGCGGCTGAAACGGTTCGACAGATGCGCGCGATGGGACTGCGCACGGTTCTGCTGACGGGCGATGTGCGACGCACTGCGGAAGCCGTGGGGCGCGCGGTGGGAACCGACGAGGTGCAGTCGGAGATGCTGCCGGGCGACAAGCTCGCCTGCATCACCGCCCTGCAGGAGGCAGGGCATCGGGTTGCGATGGTGGGCGATGGCATCAACGATGCCCCCGCACTGGCACGGGCCGACGTGGGCATCGCCATCGGAACGGGAACCGACGTGGCCATCGAAGCCTCTGGCGTGACCCTTGTGGGGAGCGATCTCCGCGGCGTGGTCTCGGCCATCGCCCTTTCACGCGTCACCCTGCGCACCATCAAGCAGAACCTGTTCTGGGCGTTTGCCTACAACGTGATCGCCATTCCGCTGGCGGCCGGCGTGATGTATCCCTTCACCCATTCGCTCATGTCACCCATGGTGGCCAGCGCCGCCATGGCGTTCTCGAGCGTGTCGGTGGTTCTCAACAGCCTGCGGTTGAAGAAGCACGCCCGCCTGGCACCGCCGCCCTGA